A segment of the Bacteroidota bacterium genome:
TAGCAGGTGGGGCCTGTTTTCCAGTATGTACCGATACTTCTCATCTCCGGTGGCGTACTGCAGGTATATGCGTTCGTTGCGTAGACGGATGAATTCGACTTCGAGAATCTTTCGCTCCAGTTCCTTAATTTCTGGTCTCGCTGTTTTAATCTCCTCCATCGGCTCCCGGGGTATTCGGATGAGCTTACAAGCGCCCAGAGCCTGGCAGCAATAGCGGCTAGGCGTGCCCATCACATAGCTTTCGTGATCGCTTATAAACTCTCCGTCGGTAAAGAACTGGATCGTAGCGTCCTTGTGCTCCTTTTCAAAATAGAAACGAAAACATCCCTGTACCACAAAGCCTACCGAATCTACCACCTGGCCGGCCCGCCACAGCAGGCTGCGGGCGGGCACCTCTACCAGTGTCAGCTCATTTGCCAGGTGCAGCCAGTCTGCCTCCGAAATAGCGTGATGAAGGTACATCCTTTGCCTAAGTTGTGCGAATGCAGGTTCTGTAGATTGCATATATATGGCTGGCGCAAGGTTGTGCCGCTCAAAATTAGTCATAAAGCAGGCGAA
Coding sequences within it:
- a CDS encoding Crp/Fnr family transcriptional regulator, giving the protein MYLHHAISEADWLHLANELTLVEVPARSLLWRAGQVVDSVGFVVQGCFRFYFEKEHKDATIQFFTDGEFISDHESYVMGTPSRYCCQALGACKLIRIPREPMEEIKTARPEIKELERKILEVEFIRLRNERIYLQYATGDEKYRYILENRPHLLQLVPLHMLADFLAMTPQHLSRLRARQKGKQNA